One Cellulomonas sp. Y8 DNA segment encodes these proteins:
- a CDS encoding low temperature requirement protein A has translation MPSGELLAARSRRSFTWGYGHIVLFGAIIAIGGGLHAGAFYLQGESSLSAVGTALTVAVPVAVYVGTFYALFAVLSRAHARFHVVLVGVSAVVVLASVALAAAGVALVWCLLVLAATPWVTVVGHGLAGRRESQVLGATSVTEADEGGR, from the coding sequence ATGCCGAGCGGCGAGCTGCTGGCCGCGCGCAGCCGGCGGTCGTTCACCTGGGGGTACGGGCACATCGTGCTGTTCGGGGCGATCATCGCGATCGGCGGCGGGCTGCACGCGGGGGCGTTCTACCTGCAGGGGGAGAGCTCGCTGTCCGCCGTGGGGACGGCGCTGACCGTCGCCGTGCCGGTGGCCGTGTACGTGGGGACGTTCTACGCGCTGTTCGCCGTGCTGAGCCGGGCGCACGCCCGGTTCCACGTGGTGCTCGTCGGGGTGTCGGCGGTGGTGGTGCTGGCGAGCGTGGCGCTGGCGGCCGCTGGGGTGGCGCTGGTGTGGTGCCTGCTGGTGCTCGCGGCGACGCCGTGGGTGACCGTCGTCGGGCACGGGCTGGCCGGCCGCCGCGAGAGCCAGGTGCTGGGCGCGACGTCCGTGACCGAGGCTGACGAGGGCGGCCGCTGA